caatacaattGATGACAAAACCCTGTTAATCGAAAAcgaaccaatgagacaactctcctccaaataacaatttataaaagtaaaccattacaggtcaatgtacggccttcaacacggagccttggctcacaccgaacagcacccTGAACAGGCCctaaaattacaagtgtaaaaccatttaaatgggaaaaccaaaggtttaatctatataaacaacgaaaaaacgagaaacacgtataaattttataaacaaacgacaactactgtacatcacaTTCCTTATTTAGggcaggtgcaaacatttgcagcgggatttaaCTTCTTGATGTACCAAACCTtctctttttttctgaaacaatagtatagcataacaacataaaaaaacacacgagaaaatatcaattggaaggtttaactcaattaaaaattgtataaaaatacCTGATACCAAAGGCAAGATACAAATATCCAGTTTATTATTAAATACTAAGTCTCTGTTTCGGAGTTAACAATTGAACAAATTGTTAGGAATATCAAACTGATTAAGTGGACTTCTCAATTGTTTTTTGGCTCGATATATAACTCATTATTTTGCAACAAACTACCTTATTTATCTTTTGCCATTCATTTTCCgacatcttctttattattttctgtattcgAATTACCAACGTTTTCATTCGTGTTTCCATTGTTACCATTTCCGTTGTTCCCACTTCCAAGGTTCCAGTCACGTTTCCTTCCACGGCCCCCGATGTTTCCTATTCCTCcgacatttgtttctttattattttttgtattcgaaTTACCAACATTGCTATTGTCGTTTCCATTGTTTCCATTTCCGTTGTTCCCACTTCCAAGGTTCCAGTCACGTTTCTTTCCACGGCCCCCAGTGCTTCCTATTTCTCcgacatttgtttctttattattttctaaattcGAATTACCAACATTGTTATTGTCGTTTCCATTGTTTCCATTTCCGTTGTTCCCACTTCCAAGGTTCCAGTCACGTTTCTTTCCACGGCCCCCGATGCTTCCTATTCCtccaacatttgtttttttactattttttgtatTCGAATTACCAACATTCGTGTTGTCGTTTCCATTGTTTCCATTTCCGTTGTTCCCACTTCCAAGGTTCCAGTCACGTTTCTGTCCACGGCCCCCGATGCTTCCTATTCCTCcgacatttgtttttttactattttttgtatTCGAATTACCAACATTCGTGTTGTCGTTTCCATTGTTACCATTTCCGTTGTTCCCACTTCCAAGGTTCCAGTCACGTTTCTTTCCACGGCCCCCGATGCTTCCTATTCCTccgacatttgtttttttattattttctgtattcgAATTACCAACATTCGTGTTGTCGTTTCCATTGTTTCCATTTCCGTTGTTCCCACTTCCAAGGTTCCAGTCACGTTTCTTTCCACGGCCCCCGATGCTTCCTATTCCTCcgacatttgtttctttattattttctgtattcgAATTACCAACATTGTTATTGTCGTTTCCATTGTTTCCATTTCCGTTGTTCCCACTTCCAAGGTTCCAGTCACGTTTCTTTCCACGGCCCCCGATGCTTCCTATTCCTCCGACATTTGTTTCTTTACTATTTTTTGTATTCGAATTACCAACATTCGTGTTGTCGTTTCCATTGTTACCATTTCCGTTGTTCCCACTTCCAAGGTTCCAGTCACGTTTCTTTCCACGGCCCCCGATGCTTCCTATTCCTccgacatttgtttttttattattttctgtattcgAATTACCAACATTCGTGTTTTCGTTTCCATTGTTACCATTTCCGTTGTTCCCACTTCCAAGGTTCCAGTCACGTTTCTTTCCACGGCTCCCGATGCTTCCTATTCCTCcgacatttgtttctttattattttctgtattcgAATTACCAACATTGCTATTGTCGTTTCCATTGTTTCCATTTCCGTTGTTCCCACTTCCAAGGTTCCAGTCACGTTTCTTTCCACGGCCCCCGATGCTTCCTATTCCTCcgacatttgtttctttattattttctgtattcgAATTACCAACATTGTTATTGTCGTTTCCATTGTTTCCATTTCCGTTGTTCCCACTTCCAAGGTTCCAGTCACGTTTCTTTCCACGGCCCCCGATGCTTCCTATTCCTCTGACATTTGTTTCTTTACTATTTTTTGTATTCGAATTACCAACATTCGTGTTGTCGTTTCCATTGTTACCATTTCCGTTGTTCCCACTTCCAAGGTTCCAGTCACGTCTCCGTCCATGGCCCCCGATGCTTCCTATTCCTCCGACATTTGTTTCTTTACTATTTTTTGTATTCGAATTACCAACATTCGTGTTGTCGTTTCCATTGTTACCATTTCCGTTGTTCCCACTTCCAAGGTTCCAGTCACGTTTCTTTCCACGGCCCCCGATGCTTCCTATTCCTccgacatttgtttttttattattttctgtattcgAATTAAAAACGTTTTCATTCGTGTTTCCATTGTTACCATTTCCGTTGTCCCCACTTCCAATGTTCCAGTCACGTTTCCTTCCACCCCCCTGGATGCTTCCTATTCCTccgacatttgtttttttattattttctgtattcgAATTACCAACATTGCTGTTCTCGTTTCCATTGTTTCCATTTCCGTTGTTCCCACTTCCAAGGTTCCAGTCACGTTTCCTTCCAGGGCCCCCGATGTTTCCTATTCCTCCGAAATTTGTGTCTTTATTATTGTctgtatttgaattaaaaacgTTTTCAGGCATCTTACCATTGTTACCATTTCCGTTGAAGCTACTTCCAATGTTCCAGTCACGTTTCCTTCCACCCCCCTGGATGCTTCCTATTCCTCcgacatttgtttctttattattttttgtattcgaaTTACCAACATTCGTGTTGTCGTTTCCATTGTTACCATTTCCGTTGTTCCCACTTCCAAGATTCCAGTCACGTTTCCTTCCACCCCCCTGGATGCTTCCTATTCCTCcgacatttgtttctttattatttgctGTATTCAAATTACCAACATTGCTATTGTCGTTTCCATTGTTACCATTGCCTTTGTTCCCACTTCCAAGGTTCCAGTCACGTTTCTGTCCATGGCCCCCCATGCTTCCTATTCCTCcgacatttgtttctttattatttgctGCATTCGAATTACCAACATTCCTATTGTCGTTTCCATTGTTACCATTGCCTTTGTTCCCACTTCCAAGGTTCCAGTCACGTTTCTGTCCACGGCCCCCCATGCTTCCTATTCCTCCGACATTTGTTTCTTCATTATTTGCTGTATTCGAATTACCAACATTGCTATTGTCGTTTCCATTGTTACCATTGCCTTTGTTCCCACTTCCAAGGTTCCAGTCACGTTTCTGTCCATGGCCCCTGATGCTTCCTATTCCTccgacatttgtttttttattattttctgtattcgAATTACCAACGTTGCTGTTGTCGTTTCCATTGTTACCATTTCCGTTGTTCCCACTTCCAAGGTTCCATTCACGTTTCCTTCCACGGCCCCCGATGCTTCCTATTCCTccgacatttgtttttttattattttttgtattcgaaTTACCAACATTCGTGTTGTCGTTTCCATTGTTACCATTTCCGTTGTTCCCACTTCCAAGGTTCCAGTCACGTTTCTTTCCACGGCCCTCGATGCTTCCTATTCCTccgacatttgtttttttattattttttgtattcgaaTTACCAACATTCGTGTTGTCGTTTCCATTGTTACCATTTCCGTTGTTCCCACTTCCAAGGTTCCAGTCACGTTTCTTTCCACGGCCCCCGATGCTTCCTATTCCTccgacatttgtttttttattattttttgtattcgaaTTACCAACATTCGTGTTGTCGTTTCCATTGTTACCATTGCCTTTGTTCCCACTTCCAAGATTCCAGTCACGTTTCTGTCCATGGCTCCCGATGCTTCCTATTCCTccgacatttgtttttttattattttttgtattcgaaTTACCAACATTCGTGTTGTCGTTTCCATTGTTACCATTTCCGTTGTTCCCACTTCCAAGGTTCCAGTCACGTTTCTTTCCACGGCCCCCGATGCTTCCTATTCCTCcgacatttgtttctttattatttgctGTATTCAAATTACCAACATTGCTATTGTCGTTTCCATTGTTTCCATTTCCGTTGTTCCCACTTCCAAGTTTCCAGTCACGTTTCCTGATGAAGAATGAAAATAGTTATGTTGATACAGCCcgttataaaacaaacaattaagcATGAATGAAGAGTATcacattaatttcttttaaacaagagggacgacagataccaggCAGACAGTTAAACTCTGATACCTTTCAGGAAAACTTCCTAAATTGAATGACAGACATTGTCAATGTCAGGAAAATACCACACTAAGAAGCGATATTGTTTTcaccattgttttattttgtatgtattatttAGTATTCAGTATATAAAACTCAATTTAGAAACTAAACCACTTTCATCATAACTATATTGATCTTTTAGGCTTTTTAAGCAAAACATATTGAGCTTTTACGAGAGttttaatattgttgtttaaaGCATCagagaaattaaattaaaaaaagaaataagctatgaaaaaaagtaaaatcaaataaaCTATTAATACACGCTGAATAAAAACTGATACTACTTCGGTTTTACCTGAGATAATTCATAAGGGTATCACTGGCAAAATCATCATTGTCACCATTTGTTTCTCCATTTCTGTTTTGAATACTCTGTCCTAAAAAGAAAACCAGAAAAGTTGTATTTTggtattcatttttaaaaaatgttaacaaaGTTAAAAGTTTTGCAGAGATTTTGTGTTAGagtataacatttattttgtcattcaaaCACACACTAAAACACTCTTCAGAAGTGTCACCGGGCTTTAGTGATTGACATTGCTCATTTTAGTAAAAATTTAGTAACATTTTCCAAG
This genomic window from Mytilus galloprovincialis chromosome 9, xbMytGall1.hap1.1, whole genome shotgun sequence contains:
- the LOC143046913 gene encoding uncharacterized protein LOC143046913, whose protein sequence is MTIKAVVLLSCLFMTVSGQSIQNRNGETNGDNDDFASDTLMNYLRKRDWNLGSGNNGNGNNGNENSNVGNSNTENNKKTNVGGIGSIQGGGRKRDWNIGSGDNGNGNNGNTNENVFNSNTENNKKTNVGGIGSIGGRGKKRDWNLGSGNNGNGNNGNDNTNVGNSNTKNSKETNVGGIGSIGGHGRRRDWNLGSGNNGNGNNGNDNTNVGNSNTKNSKETNVRGIGSIGGRGKKRDWNLGSGNNGNGNNGNDNNNVGNSNTENNKETNVGGIGSIGGRGKKRDWNLGSGNNGNGNNGNDNSNVGNSNTENNKETNVGGIGSIGSRGKKRDWNLGSGNNGNGNNGNENTNVGNSNTENNKKTNVGGIGSIGGRGKKRDWNLGSGNNGNGNNGNDNTNVGNSNTKNSKETNVGGIGSIGGRGKKRDWNLGSGNNGNGNNGNDNNNVGNSNTENNKETNVGGIGSIGGRGKKRDWNLGSGNNGNGNNGNDNTNVGNSNTENNKKTNVGGIGSIGGRGKKRDWNLGSGNNGNGNNGNDNTNVGNSNTKNSKKTNVGGIGSIGGRGQKRDWNLGSGNNGNGNNGNDNTNVGNSNTKNSKKTNVGGIGSIGGRGKKRDWNLGSGNNGNGNNGNDNNNVGNSNLENNKETNVGEIGSTGGRGKKRDWNLGSGNNGNGNNGNDNSNVGNSNTKNNKETNVGGIGNIGGRGRKRDWNLGSGNNGNGNNGNTNENVGNSNTENNKEDVGK